GAACCATCATACAGCGAACCATCCAGATCAAGATTGATCGCGAGTTTTCCGGAGGTATCATATTCAGTTTGTACATTGATCTCCTTGAGCGAGATAGTCGTATACCTTGGGCGACGAATAACTGTTTGGAGCTCGATTACAGGTTTCGATAACGGGCCATCGAGCTTTCCCTTTAGTTTGATGCCCTTTCCGGCTGAAATTTCGGGGGGAATCCATGGAAGAGTTGCGATAAATGCACTGTCTGCATTCAGATCCACTGCTGCATGCCATGCGCTCTCCTGCTGATAGGGAATAACAAGTTCGGTAGTGATTTTGCCGCCTGCGGAAAAAGAGAGTGCCGCATTGTGGATGGTGGTTGTACTCTCGGTCACCGTAGTTACACCTTCCAGCGAATCACCGGTAAACTCGAGAGTATCGATCTTCACTTCGGCAAAACGACTCGATACCCTAGCTTTGATTGTTGAGTTATTTTTCAAGCTTCCGTCTATCCAGATCCCGTCAACGCTGATGTCGATATTCGATACGGTATCTTTGAATGTGAATGAACTTGAATCGATGTAAATATTATTGACAAAAACATGAAATTGCGGCGTTTCCTGTGGCGTGTGCTCCTGAGAGGCGGAATCGGGCGGTACAAAAAGAGTGACCAGATTCGAATCCCGGCTTATGTTGAGATACACCCGGGCATTAGTCGCTGATGCGAAGGGAAGGACAATTCGATTATATAACAGGGGAATGGGGGCCAGCGAAGCTGTAAGTTTTTCGCAGACTATCTCAGGCTCGGGGGAGCCGGGATGATACATTTTCAGGCCATACACAGTCACACGGGGGGGGATAGCTATATCGATACTATCGAAATCAACCTTTCCATGAATAACTTCAGGAAGCCTCTTCCTTGCTATATCCGCAGCCAGATTGCCGAAATGATCGGTTCGTACATACAACGCTGCAGCAATAACTACTATGATAAAGCAGAGAATGAGTATTGAAACTATTTTCCCAAGAAGTGCAATAATCTTTTTCACATCAATTCAATATGATAGCTGGTGTAGATAAAACAACAGTGGAGCCGGACTCCGTTTTCCTTCATTACTAATATAGTATTTATGGAGCATAGTATATTACATGCCGGTTTAACGGGGTTGGGAGTATGAAAACGAAGTCACGCAATGAAATAATTCAGCATTTGTATTCTCTTACCGCAAGGGGAGTCAAATTTGGGCTTGAGAAGATCAGTGATGCTTCGGCACGTCTGGGGAACCCCCATCTTGCCTGTCCTTCAGTACATGTAGCGGGTACGAACGGCAAAGGAACTACCTGCGCGTGTATCGAATCGATTCTCCGTCATTACGGCAAAAAGACAGGTCTTTTTCTTTCGCCGCATCTTGTGGAATTCGAAGAGCGCTTTCTGATAAACGGAAAACCTGTTCCACCCGAATCATGGCTCGATATCTACAGGGGCATTGAAGACTGCATCGAAGAGCTTGACCTTACCTTTTTCGAAGTGACTACATTGATTGCTTTTGAGCTGTTCAGGCGTGAAAATGTAGACTGGGCCATTTATGAGGTTGGTATGGGGGGACGTCTGGATGCCACCAATATTATTAAACCCCGTATATCAGCAATTACGCATATCGATCTCGATCATGAAGCATTTCTGGGCACGGATCTGGTTTCCATCGCCGCAGAAAAGCTTGGCATCGTTAAGCCCGAAACGCCGGTTGTTATGCTTGATTCGGGTAATAGCGATGTTATCAGGGTTGCTCAAAAACGGTGCAGGGAGAATTTGGCTCCTCTCACGCTGATAAGTCCCTCATCGGCCCATGCTGTAACCGATTCGAATACAAGCACCTTATTTGTTTATAAATGCCAGCCCTATTCGATTCAACTCAAAGGAAAACATCAGGTAAGCAATGCAATGCTTGCTCTTGAAACAGCTCATCTGCTTGGATTTTCTGAAAATGTAATAATCGCAGAAGCCCTGAAGAATGTATTCATGCCCGCTCGATTCCAGATTGTGAAATATAAGGGCAAAACGTTAGTTTTCGATGCAGCTCATAATCCGGGTGCAATACATGCGCTGGTTTCCACGCTTAAAAGCAAATTTGAAAACAGAGGCATCTGTATTGTCGCGGGCATATTGAGCGATAAGAATTTTGTAGCGATGATTACAGCCCTCTGTACTATTGCCGTACAACTGATTTTAACAAGTCCCCACACCGATCGGGGGGCGGGTATAGCAGCGTTGAAAGAGTCACTTCCCGATGAATGGAAGGAAAAGGCTATCGAAAGGGAGACGGTTGCCCGGGCGATGGATGAAGCTTTGAGCAGCAGTGCACCGGTGGTATGTTGTACCGGTTCATTTTACACGGTCGGTGAGGCCATGCAGCATCTGGGGATACAACCGTATGGGTAATACAGGTGTACAGGAGGGGCGTTCAGTTGAACGTCTCTACTGAGCCTCCTGTACCGTAAGATCTTCTGAAACTCGTTCCTGCAGTTTCTTTTCCACAACCGACTTGAGGGTCATCGATGAAAAGGCACATCCGGCACAATGGCCTTTGAACTGGATATAGACATTGTTGCCTTCAACATCAACCAATTCGCAATCGCCGCCGTCTTTTACAAGGGTAGGTTTAATCTCCTTTTGGATGACCTCTCGAATTTTATCGATCTTCTGTATGGTTGTCATTCGTCCGGAACGAGATTGAGCCCTGCTTTTTTTCTCGCCTGCAACACGGTTCAGTATCTCCTGGATCTGGGGATGGCATCCGCCACAACCGCCGCCGGCTTTGGTATAACTGGTAACATCTTCAACCGTCGAAAGGTTATTCTCTTTGATTGCCCGTTCAACCTCTTTGTCGGTAATACCAAAGCATGTACAGATAACAGTACCTTCCTTTTCCTTTGGGGTGGTTGTTTTTCCACCTGTCTTGTAATAATCAATTGCCGCTTCAAGAGCTTCCTGCCCCATGACACTGCAGTGCATTTTTGCTTTTGGAAGACCGCCAAGAGCTTCGGCTATCTGTTTGTTGGTAATAGTGGAAGCTTCCTCGATAGATTTTCCTTTAACCAGTTCGGTTAAAGCACTTGCAGAAGCAATAGCGCTTCCACACCCGAACGTTTTGAATTTGATATCGGTAATTTTTCCCTCAGAATCCAGTTTGAAAGTCAACCGAAGCGCATCTCCGCAGGTTATGTTACCGACTTCGCCAACGCCGTCCGGCGCTTCGACTTCTCCTACATTCCGGGGATTGAGATAATGATCTCTGACTTTTTCGGTATAATCCCACATATTTTCATCCTCTATAGTATAAATTTACAATTCTATTTGTTATTCCCTCTCCAAAATAGGAACTCCATCACTATTTTGAATACGAAAAACCTTTTTAAAAGTTGCAATGAATCGGCTCAACTGTTCTTCAGCGGAAACGCCGTTGAGCGGGATACGGCCTGCTGCAAGTCTTCCGTGGCCTCCGGCATTTCCACCCAGCTTTTTTGCTATTGTCACAGCCTTTTTGCCTGCGCCGGAGACATTTTTTGAGCGAAGCGAGAAAAAGATACTTTTTTTGAAAATGCCCGAACAAATCATCCATTCCATTCTCTCGAGACTGTGAAAAAAATCGGCCATCTCTGCAATATAGTCCGGTGCGGTAACTTCGCCAAGATGAGTATATCCCACATGATTGAATTCAATCGCAGCTTCGGAACCGCGGTGGATGGTTTTGAAAAATTCTATATCCCGTTCCGGATTTTCGATATGGGCAAGTTTGGTGTGATTGACCGTACAGAAAAGTTTGACATAACACTCCTCGTCTTCAGGATGAGCATCCCGTCCTAAACCGCTGGTATCGGTTTTGATACCATAAAACAGCGCAGTGGAAATTTCGCGACTGAAATGGACTTTTGCCTTATCGAGATACTGCGCAACCAGGGTTGATGTAGCGCCAAGATCTTTGCGGATATCGTAATAGTATGAAACATCGCCCTCCGGTTCGCTCATGTGATGGTCCAGAACTGCATCAACCGTTGCATTTTCAGGAAGAGAAACATTGCCGCTTCCCGGAAAACAGTCGACCATGACAATCCGGTCGAATTCCTTAAGATCGATGAGCGGGAAGGGAATCATTTCAATATCAAGGTATCTGATTAAGGCCCGGTTTTCTGCTCGGCCGATAAATCCGCCGAATGTAATGATACTGTTTTTAATTTTCCATGAGGCGAAAAGCTTGGTCAAACCATAGGCCGAGGCAATACAGTCCGGGTCTGGATAGTCGTGAGCGACAATAAGCACCGAAGACGCAGGAAGAATATGAGCCTTAAAATCTTTAAGCTTTTGTTTATAATCTACTTCGGAATTCATCTTTATGTTGTCATCGATCATTGAGAATAATATAATTTATGATGATCTGAATATTTTATCGAGAAGGAACTGATTATCTGAAATGCGGTATGCAATAATTTCCGATATTCATGGAAACCTTGAAGCGCTCGAAGCGGTAATACGGGATATTGATGAGCGTTCTGTTGACAAAGTAATATGTCTGGGCGATATTGTCGGCTATTATCCCGATCCCAATGACTGTGTCGATCTCGTGAAAAAACGGTCTGATCTCTGTCTGGCCGGAAACCATGATTATGCTGCAATCGGACGGGTCGACACACGGACCTTTACCTATTATGCCTATGCAGCGATGGAGTGGACAAAAAGGAATATCAGCAGCGAATCAAAAAAACACCTCTCTTCACTCCAGTTAACTGCCCAGGTCGACAATATGTTCTGCACCCATTCGTCACCATCCACACGGGAACAATGGGCTTATGTATTTCCCGACAGTGAACTTGCCGTTTTTGAGGCGTTCAACAGCCTGGTGTGCCGTCTCAATTTCATCGGCCATACCCATTGGCCATCCATAATGCTCCAGGAACAGGATAAGATTATCCTTCACTCAACTCATTCTATAAAGCTGGATGCAAGCCATTTCTACCTGATCAATGTGGGAAGTGTCGGGCAACCACGCGATTTCGATCCCCGCTCCTGCTATGCCCTCTACGATTCGGACGAACAGCATGTCTCCCTGATCAGAGTGCGCTACGATTTTACCCTTACCCAGAAAAAAATCGCGGCAAATAATCTGCCGACCTTCCTGGCCGAAAGGCTGGAGAAGGGGAGGTAAGTAAAAAATACGCTGGAGAAATGAGGTATTCAGTTCGTTGTAGCACTATGATTATCATGGGATTAAATCATTGCAGAGATTGTGTGGGCTTTGCTTATCGACAACGTCCCGCAAAAACAAAAGCCGCAATCTCCCTTTGGCGATTGCGGCCGGTCACTACCTTTTTGCCGAAAACCGGTAGTTAATTGTTCTTGAGAAGAACCCGTCGTGTCAACCCTGACCCCAGTTTTTCGATAACGATTCCTTTTGCCTGTATGTGTATCCCGGTTGATCCCAGGCATTCGCCTGTTACGCTGTAGAGTGTTGCGTTCCGGTTTTCCTTGCCTGGGCTATAAGCAATAGCCTGTGATGCACGTGACCGTGATATCGAAGTTGTTTCGCCAATGAGAATATCCGGATCGATTTTCGCATACCGGACAGCTTCAACTTCCCGCCCGGTCCAGATCAAATGGATTTTTCTGTCCTGAGCCTGGATAATACTACAGTCTGCGTTCTCGTTTCCGGCCGATGATTCCCTGATCTCGAGCTTTTCCTCCCAGCTCGACGCATCCAGAGGATCGTCGCCGATCCATATCCGCATAAAGTATCGGTCGCATAGCGTCGCCGAACAGCCGGATTCAGTACAATAGCGTGCATCGCTGCCATGTGCAATTACATGCCACCCGGTGAGATTACCGGAAGGAGCACCGGCGGTTCCAAGATCCAGGCTTACCCCTGTTCCCGCGGCGCCAAATTTGATGCCCTCATCTGCAACGCAACCCACATTTTCTGTAGGATCAACCCAATCGAATGACGTCCAGGTTTGACCGCCATCCTGCGATTTAGCCCATTTGGGACCTGTGTTATGAAATTCATTTCTGCAGAATGCGACTATTTCCTGAAAATGTCCGTTAACCACATTGGTTGGATT
This DNA window, taken from Chitinivibrionales bacterium, encodes the following:
- the nifU gene encoding Fe-S cluster assembly protein NifU gives rise to the protein MWDYTEKVRDHYLNPRNVGEVEAPDGVGEVGNITCGDALRLTFKLDSEGKITDIKFKTFGCGSAIASASALTELVKGKSIEEASTITNKQIAEALGGLPKAKMHCSVMGQEALEAAIDYYKTGGKTTTPKEKEGTVICTCFGITDKEVERAIKENNLSTVEDVTSYTKAGGGCGGCHPQIQEILNRVAGEKKSRAQSRSGRMTTIQKIDKIREVIQKEIKPTLVKDGGDCELVDVEGNNVYIQFKGHCAGCAFSSMTLKSVVEKKLQERVSEDLTVQEAQ
- a CDS encoding phosphoesterase, producing the protein MIDDNIKMNSEVDYKQKLKDFKAHILPASSVLIVAHDYPDPDCIASAYGLTKLFASWKIKNSIITFGGFIGRAENRALIRYLDIEMIPFPLIDLKEFDRIVMVDCFPGSGNVSLPENATVDAVLDHHMSEPEGDVSYYYDIRKDLGATSTLVAQYLDKAKVHFSREISTALFYGIKTDTSGLGRDAHPEDEECYVKLFCTVNHTKLAHIENPERDIEFFKTIHRGSEAAIEFNHVGYTHLGEVTAPDYIAEMADFFHSLERMEWMICSGIFKKSIFFSLRSKNVSGAGKKAVTIAKKLGGNAGGHGRLAAGRIPLNGVSAEEQLSRFIATFKKVFRIQNSDGVPILERE
- a CDS encoding metallophosphoesterase, with translation MRYAIISDIHGNLEALEAVIRDIDERSVDKVICLGDIVGYYPDPNDCVDLVKKRSDLCLAGNHDYAAIGRVDTRTFTYYAYAAMEWTKRNISSESKKHLSSLQLTAQVDNMFCTHSSPSTREQWAYVFPDSELAVFEAFNSLVCRLNFIGHTHWPSIMLQEQDKIILHSTHSIKLDASHFYLINVGSVGQPRDFDPRSCYALYDSDEQHVSLIRVRYDFTLTQKKIAANNLPTFLAERLEKGR